One genomic segment of Labeo rohita strain BAU-BD-2019 chromosome 14, IGBB_LRoh.1.0, whole genome shotgun sequence includes these proteins:
- the myoz3a gene encoding myozenin-2, which translates to MQTAHHSLTKQRQQQAMVLSREAKGGLNLGKKISVPKDVMMEELNLNTNRGSIMFQERQRRVERFTVENSAEAPTFTYNQIENQNDMMTDMQGGKENLLYPVAGKQSLVTTLKNTVAKKGSPNVLAPGYSGPLREIPREKFNATVIPKSYCSPWREALGGSEELMSSFNAQVEEPPQKLPPANYRCFNRAAVPFGGPVRSQRVIPVIGFEALEPPNLSSMTLATMSKRRNFNRAPRGWGLEYSPESNDL; encoded by the exons ATGCAGACTGCACATCATAGTCTCACCAAACAGAGACAGCAGCAGGCCATGGTCCTGAGCAGAGAAGCAAAGGGAg gTCTGAACCTTGGGAAGAAGATCAGCGTTCCAAAGGATGTGATGATGGAGGAACTGAACCTGAACACCAACAGAGGATCCATCATGTTCCAGGAGCGTCAGAGGAGAGTGGAGAGATTCACGGTGGAAAACTCAGCTGAGGCTCCCACCTTCACATAT AACCAAATCGAGAACCAGAATGACATGATGACAGACATGCAGGGAGGGAAAGAAAACCTGCTGTATCCAGTGGCTGGTAAACAAAGCCTCGTCACAACCCTGAAGAACACAGTGGCCAAGAAAGGAAGCCCAAACGTCCTGGCACCAG GCTACTCTGGACCGCTGAGAGAGATCCCTCGAGAGAAATTCAACGCCACAGTGATCCCGAAGTCGTATTGTTCACCGTGGCGGGAAGCCCTGGGAGGAAGTGAAGAGCTTATGTCTTCATTCAACGCTCAGGTAGAGGAACCGCCACAGAAACTCCCGCCAGCGAACTACAGGTGCTTTAACAG agCCGCGGTGCCATTTGGAGGTCCTGTGCGCAGTCAGAGGGTGATTCCTGTTATTGGGTTTGAAGCTCTGGAGCCTCCAAATCTTTCTAGCATGACCTTGGCCACCATGTCCAAACGACGCAACTTTAACAGAGCCCCGCGGGGATGGGGCCTCGAATACTCGCCTGAGTCAAATGACCTGTGA